Proteins encoded by one window of Halorubrum ruber:
- a CDS encoding IMP cyclohydrolase, with the protein MYVGRFVVVAPGIGGYRVSSRSFPNRRIRDRDGTLTVGPTPDAPETDNPYVSYNCARAVETPTEEPLAALGNGSHVDPIAEKLERGYPARDALASALLALDFEKDDYDTPRVAGVVGAEEATIGVVRRDALLVEAVDEPTVVATYETDAPEPYDLTATGADAVATELLGADLEHPVCAAGATVDGDGVSLAFDNGED; encoded by the coding sequence ATGTACGTCGGACGATTCGTCGTCGTCGCGCCCGGGATCGGCGGCTACCGCGTCTCCTCGCGCTCGTTCCCGAACCGCCGGATCCGCGACCGCGACGGGACCCTCACCGTCGGCCCGACGCCGGACGCGCCCGAGACCGACAACCCGTACGTCTCCTACAACTGCGCTCGGGCGGTCGAGACGCCGACCGAGGAGCCCCTCGCCGCCCTCGGCAACGGCTCGCACGTCGACCCGATCGCGGAGAAGTTAGAGCGCGGCTACCCCGCCCGCGACGCGCTCGCGTCGGCGCTGCTCGCGCTCGACTTCGAGAAGGACGACTACGACACCCCCCGAGTCGCCGGCGTCGTCGGCGCGGAGGAGGCGACGATCGGCGTCGTCCGCCGCGACGCGCTGCTCGTCGAGGCCGTCGACGAGCCGACCGTCGTCGCGACCTACGAGACGGATGCCCCCGAGCCGTACGATCTGACGGCCACAGGGGCCGACGCCGTCGCGACCGAACTGCTCGGCGCCGACCTCGAACACCCGGTCTGCGCCGCGGGCGCGACGGTCGACGGCGACGGCGTCTCCCTGGCGTTCGACAACGGCGAGGACTGA
- the cgi121 gene encoding KEOPS complex subunit Cgi121, whose amino-acid sequence MTGPAVDADEEPAPDPDGEPAPEPAVRLVRGTFAIDDLDAFLADLDGIAAETGAVVQAFDVDLVVSPTQLREAARLAARAIARGEAVARDPAVEVLLYAAGRRQIDRALEVGVSEGERPAVVLVADFGGVAGADRSTADLDAAVEAVRGLAIDTVDDPDAGGFPTEFDADRVREYYGVTDRELAATTGDLTDVVRERVALLDVEK is encoded by the coding sequence ATGACTGGCCCCGCTGTCGACGCCGACGAGGAACCGGCGCCCGACCCCGACGGTGAGCCGGCGCCCGAGCCCGCGGTCCGCCTCGTCCGCGGTACCTTCGCCATCGACGACCTCGACGCGTTCCTCGCCGACCTCGACGGGATCGCCGCGGAGACCGGCGCGGTCGTCCAGGCGTTCGACGTCGACCTCGTCGTCTCCCCGACGCAGCTCCGCGAGGCAGCGCGGCTCGCCGCGCGAGCGATCGCCCGCGGCGAGGCGGTCGCGCGCGACCCCGCGGTCGAGGTCCTGCTGTACGCGGCCGGCCGCAGACAGATCGACCGCGCGCTCGAAGTCGGGGTCTCCGAGGGTGAGCGTCCCGCCGTCGTCCTCGTCGCGGACTTCGGCGGCGTGGCCGGCGCCGACCGGTCGACCGCGGACCTCGACGCGGCGGTCGAGGCGGTTCGGGGGCTCGCGATCGACACCGTCGACGACCCGGACGCAGGGGGCTTCCCGACCGAGTTCGACGCGGACCGCGTCCGCGAGTACTACGGCGTCACCGACCGCGAGCTGGCGGCGACGACCGGCGACCTCACCGACGTCGTCCGCGAGCGCGTCGCGCTGCTGGACGTCGAGAAGTGA